AAGCCAAAGGCAAGGCGATGCAAGATCAAGCGGCTGAGATACCGTCGCAAATTCGTTGTCGCTTCCCAAGCATTAACGAACAACAAGCACTGCAACTGATTGAGTTACTCGATTTAGTAAATAGTGACCTCAATTAACAAAAATTATTTGAAAGTGAATTTGGATTACACCGCTTTTTAATAAAACTAGATGCGCTATAGTGTTCAAAACTCATCAATACGGACACCATCATGAAAGCATTTGGATACACTACAGCAACCCCAACGTTATCTGACTCATCACTACAAGCGATTGAATTACCTGATCCCGTTGCCACAGGTCACGACATTCTTGTCGCCGTAGAAGCAATTTCAGTAAACCCTGTTGATACTAAAATTCGCGCCAATGTATCGCCAGACAGTGGCTACAAAGTTATTGGCTGGGATGCCGTGGGAACCGTTAAAGCTGTTGGCGACAAGGTTTCGTTATTTAATGTCGGTGATCGTGTGTTTTATGCTGGCGACTTAACGCGCCAAGGCAGTAATGCTGAGCTGCAACTTGTTGATGAACGCATTGTCGGTCTTGCACCAACAAGCCTTAGTAATAGTGAAGCAGCCGCCCTGCCCTTAACCAGTATCACCGCATGGGAGTTATTGTTTGACCGCTTACAGATTGAAAAATCTAAGAACAATAAGCCAGCCTCTGTATTAGTGATAGGTGCCGCCGGTGGTGTAGGCTCAATTTTAGTGCAGCTTGCCAAACAGCTTACCAATTTAACGGTTGTTGGTACCGCCGCACGAGAAGAAAGCGCCAACTGGCTTAAAGACTTAGGTGTTGATCATGTGCTTGATCATAGCAAAAACCTTAACGAGCAACGTCTTGCGGCCGACTTAAATGAATTTGATTACGTAGTGAGCTTAACGCACACCGACCAACATCTTGATAGCATTATAGAAGTGATCAAGCCACAAGGTAAATTGGCATTGATCGACGACCCTGCAAGCTTTGATATTTTAAAGTTAAAGCGTAAAAGTATTTCGTTGCATTGGGAGTTTATGTATACCCGCTCAATGTTCCAAACCGATGATATGATTGTCCAGCATCAGCTTCTTTCAGAGCTCGCGACCTTAGTGGATAACGGCACAATCAAAACAACATTGGGTGAGCATTTAGGTAAGATAAACGTAGCAAACCTTATTAAAGCCCATGGGATTTTAGAATCTCATAAAGCTCGCGGAAAGCTTGTATTGGAAGGGTTTGAATAGCTAGTTACGAGAGTAAAGTTGCGAGATACGAGCATGTAGCAGCGATTTCACATCGCGTTTTATTCTCGTATCTCTCCGACCTCACCCATGTCGCGGCATAAAGCGCTGCTACCTGTAGGCGTCACGCTTGCTTGGCGCGCAAAACAAGTTTCACGCCTACGGCCAAGGTTTTACTTTTGTGTGGTGGTTAGTTATTCATGACTAAAGTCATTCCTACAAGAAATAGATGCGAGCATGTAGCTGCGATTTCACATCGCGTTTTATTCTCCTATCGCCGCTACCTCACCCATGTCGCGGCATATAGCGCTGCTACCTGTAGGTGTCACGCTTGCTTGGCGCGCAAAACAAAAAAATTAAGATTCAAGTTACAAAAAACGAGATACGAGGTGCGAGGCACGCGCATGTAGCAGCGATTTCACATCGCTTATTTCCTCACTCAACAATAATAACACGCATCATTAAAGTGCATTACTACGCTTGCCTTTCACTATTTTAGTGCCTGATTTTGGGGACGCCCTTATCGCCCAGCATTAACCAATTGATTTTTAATGCATTTAATTTTAATAAAGGTTTGGCACAGATCTTCCAATAGTTAGTATGAACTGGCACTAACAAGGAGACTAACGTGACTAACTTCTTTCACACTCTTTATCTACTTTGGCGATTAGACATCAGCACATGGCATATGCATGAAGCAAATGATCCGCATAATGTTGCTGATTTGGAGCGTCGCTATGTTAAATAATGACCCCGTATTTATTGAAGCGCTGAAAAAAATTTCGGTTCATCAACTAACAATCACCGAAGCATCTGAGCAGTACGACATTCCTAAGCGTGTGTTATACAAAGCCGCACGACAGCAACAAGTTAAACAGAACAAACAAAAAGCGTATTTAATTGCCACTCAGAAGCGACTTCAACAAAGTCTACGTAATGTAGAAATGGAGTTAGCTAGCTTCAGCTAAATAACTTCTGTATGGTTAAAATACACGCACAATAATGACGGATTAAGTATGCACGCAGTAGAAGTAAACTTTGATGGCTTAGTGGGGCCTACTCACAATTACGCGGGATTATCGTATGGCAATGTCGCTTCACTAAGTCACGCCTCTTCGCATTCAAACCCTAAAGAGGCCGTACTACAAGGCCTTGAAAAAATGAAGGCGATGCACGAATTAGGACTAGAACAAGGTATTTTTGCACCTCATGCTCGCCCTGATATTAATGTGCTAAAGCGTTTAGGCTTTACAGGCAGCGATAGCCAAATTATTGAAAAAGCATTTAATGCCGACCCTGTTTTACTGCGAGCTTGTTACAGTGCATCGGCCATGTGGACAGCCAATGCTGGCACTATTTCGCCTTCAGTCGATACGCTTGATGGCAAAGTTCACTTTACGGCTGCTAACTTAAATAACAAATTTCACCGCTCGTTAGAACCCGTTACAACTACGGCTTTATTAAAAGCCATGTTTAACGATGAGCGTTACTTTAGCCATCATACACACTTACCTGATCAAGGTTTTTTTGGTGATGAAGGCGCCGCAAATCATAATCGATTATGCGACAGCCATGCAGATGCAGGGCTTGAGATCTTTGTTTATGGGGCAAGTAGTTTTAATAGCGCCTTACCAAAACCTGTTAAATTTCCTGCAAGACAATCTCTTGAAGCATCTCAAGCAATTGCTCGTTTACATGAGCTTAAGCCAGAAAATCAGTTATTTATTCAACAAAACCCAGATGTAATAGACCAAGGTGTCTTTCATAACGATGTAATCGCTGTGGCCAATGGCAATGTACTTTTATGCCACGAGCAAGCGTTTTTGCATCAAGCTGATACGCTAAAACAGATTAAACAAGCTTACCTAGGCAACAAGCCGCTACATATTATTGAAGTGCCAACCAATAAAGTGAGCATTACAGATGCTGTAGGAAGCTATTTATTTAATAGCCAATTAATTACCTTAAGTGATGACAGCATGATGCTGGTTGCACCTAAAGAGTGTCAGCGTAATCAAGCTGTTCACGATTACATTCAAGAAATGATTTTGGCAGATAACCCAGTTCAGCAAGTGCGCTTTTTTGACTTGCGCCAAAGCATGCAAAATGGCGGTGGCCCTGCTTGTTTACGTTTGCGTGTTGCACTCAATACTGACGAACTAGCCGCGGTCAATCCGGGTGTACGGTTCAGCGAAGAAAAATATACCCAATTAGTGAGTTGGGCAAATAAGCATTACCGTGACTCTTTAAGTAGTGACGACTTTGCCGATCCAATGCTTTTAACCGAAAGCTACCAGGCACTTGATGAGTTAACCAGCTTGCTTAACTTAGGCTCTGTGTATCCATTCCAACAAGAATAAATAATGAAAATTAAAGCAGTACACTCTATTAAAGGGGTGTCTAAATCACTCAATAGTTTACTGATTGATAGCGTTGCCAGTGGCGCATCAATCGGCTTTATTGCCCCGCTATCATTACAGTCAGCACATGACTACTGGCAAGGGGTTGATGGGGATTTAGCAACGCCTTACCGTAGGCTTTATCTTGCCCTTGATGGTGATACAGTGATTGGCTCAGTGCAGCTTTCTTTGTGCGCTAAAGCCAATGGCGCTCACCGTGGCGAGGTTGAAAAGCTCATGGTACACAGCGAATATCAAGGCAAAGGAATAGCAAAACAGTTGATGAATAGCCTAGAAACCGACGCCCATACATTAGGGATTCAATTATTGGTACTTGATACCCGCCAAGGCGACACTGCTTCATATTTGTATCGCAAACTCGATTATATTGAAGCTGGTACTATTCCTGGTTTTGCGAAAAGTTCATCCGGTGAATTTGACGCAACGGTGTATTTTTATAAGCAGGTCGCCTAGATCTGCTTTTTATAGCCAATTGATATAATCATAAAGTCGACTAATAAAAATCTTTAAACGTACTAAACTAGTACTGCGGATTTTTATTAGGAGCGATAAATGGCGCTATCAATACAGCAACGGGTACTCTTTCTAGCCCTACTACCCCCTCTACTCATTGCAATTATGCTGACACTCTACAACTATGTGCAATCAAAACACAGTGGTGCACAAACCGTTGAAAGTTTTGCTACACAAATGGAAAACGACCGAAAAGCAGAAGTCAGTAACTATCAAAAAATTGCCATGAGTTCGATTGCTCATCTCATCGCACAAGATGATGGTTCTAATACTGAACAATTGCAAAACCAAGCAAAAAGCATCTTACGTAATTTGCGTTTTGATGATGCTGGCGATACAGGCTATGTGTTTGTCTATGATGATAAAGGTGTCAACATTGCCCATGGTGTTAACGCCTCACTTGAGGGTAAAAACCTTTAT
The nucleotide sequence above comes from Pseudoalteromonas shioyasakiensis. Encoded proteins:
- a CDS encoding zinc-binding alcohol dehydrogenase family protein, with amino-acid sequence MKAFGYTTATPTLSDSSLQAIELPDPVATGHDILVAVEAISVNPVDTKIRANVSPDSGYKVIGWDAVGTVKAVGDKVSLFNVGDRVFYAGDLTRQGSNAELQLVDERIVGLAPTSLSNSEAAALPLTSITAWELLFDRLQIEKSKNNKPASVLVIGAAGGVGSILVQLAKQLTNLTVVGTAAREESANWLKDLGVDHVLDHSKNLNEQRLAADLNEFDYVVSLTHTDQHLDSIIEVIKPQGKLALIDDPASFDILKLKRKSISLHWEFMYTRSMFQTDDMIVQHQLLSELATLVDNGTIKTTLGEHLGKINVANLIKAHGILESHKARGKLVLEGFE
- a CDS encoding helix-turn-helix domain-containing protein; protein product: MLNNDPVFIEALKKISVHQLTITEASEQYDIPKRVLYKAARQQQVKQNKQKAYLIATQKRLQQSLRNVEMELASFS
- the astB gene encoding N-succinylarginine dihydrolase — protein: MHAVEVNFDGLVGPTHNYAGLSYGNVASLSHASSHSNPKEAVLQGLEKMKAMHELGLEQGIFAPHARPDINVLKRLGFTGSDSQIIEKAFNADPVLLRACYSASAMWTANAGTISPSVDTLDGKVHFTAANLNNKFHRSLEPVTTTALLKAMFNDERYFSHHTHLPDQGFFGDEGAANHNRLCDSHADAGLEIFVYGASSFNSALPKPVKFPARQSLEASQAIARLHELKPENQLFIQQNPDVIDQGVFHNDVIAVANGNVLLCHEQAFLHQADTLKQIKQAYLGNKPLHIIEVPTNKVSITDAVGSYLFNSQLITLSDDSMMLVAPKECQRNQAVHDYIQEMILADNPVQQVRFFDLRQSMQNGGGPACLRLRVALNTDELAAVNPGVRFSEEKYTQLVSWANKHYRDSLSSDDFADPMLLTESYQALDELTSLLNLGSVYPFQQE
- a CDS encoding GNAT family N-acetyltransferase, whose protein sequence is MKIKAVHSIKGVSKSLNSLLIDSVASGASIGFIAPLSLQSAHDYWQGVDGDLATPYRRLYLALDGDTVIGSVQLSLCAKANGAHRGEVEKLMVHSEYQGKGIAKQLMNSLETDAHTLGIQLLVLDTRQGDTASYLYRKLDYIEAGTIPGFAKSSSGEFDATVYFYKQVA